One region of Solanum pennellii chromosome 6, SPENNV200 genomic DNA includes:
- the LOC107023564 gene encoding aspartic proteinase Asp1-like, which produces MKGKWVPSWVLSVWYIMLLCRYFHNCSAFTLPMKEQSYFGTMVFLLDGNVYPKGCYQVVLNVGQPPRPYFLDVDTGSDLTWLQCDIPGAKNLPAPHHPYKPNNNLVKRDDPICASIQGTNPPVHTPTDQCDYEIEYADHCSSYGVLVRDAFQVKYTNGTSIAPPLVFGCGYDQKVSQSGPPPPYTDGIIGLGNGKSSILSQMSSMGLIRNVVGHCLSGQGGGFLILGNDIVPSSGIVWLPIVRASTEKEYSLGPADVLFNGQATGIKDIPIILDSGTTFTYFNSEAYKTLSSLIKENIDTKQLTDAEDDKSLPVCWKGSKPFKSLKDATIYFKPLTLSFTKDKNIQLQLTPEAYLILTDKGNVCLGILNGFEAGLGDVNMIGDISMLDKLVIYDNEKQQIGWAPANCNKLPSLS; this is translated from the exons ATGAAAGGGAAATGGGTACCATCTTGGGTTTTATCAGTGTGGTACATTATGCTTCTATGTAGATACTTCCATAATTGCTCTGCCTTTACTCTACCAATGAAGGAACAATCATATTTTGGTACTATGGTTTTTCTCCTTGATGGGAATGTCTATCCTAAAGG GTGTTATCAGGTAGTACTCAATGTAGGCCAACCCCCTAGACCTTATTTTCTTGACGTAGACACAGGGAGTGATCTCACTTGGCTCCAATGTGATATACCTGGAGCCAAAAATCTTCCG GCTCCTCACCATCCTTACAAACCGAATAACAATCTTGTCAAGCGTGATGATCCGATATGTGCATCCATTCAAGGAACAAACCCTCCCGTTCACACTCCTACCGATCAATGTGACTATGAGATTGAGTATGCAGATCATTGTTCATCCTATGGAGTTCTGGTCAGAGACGCATTTCAAGTAAAATACACTAATGGTACCTCCATTGCTCCTCCTCTGGTGTTTGG TTGTGGATATGATCAAAAAGTGTCACAATCTGGGCCTCCACCACCTTATACAGATGGAATCATCGGTCTAGGAAATGGAAAATCAAGCATACTATCACAGATGAGTAGCATGGGTTTAATCCGGAATGTAGTAGGTCATTGTTTAAGTGGGCAAGGAGGAGGTTTTCTAATCCTTGGAAATGACATTGTTCCGTCTTCTGGGATTGTTTGGTTACCTATCGTACGTGCATCTACAGA GAAAGAATATTCTTTGGGACCAGCAGATGTACTTTTCAATGGGCAGGCAACTGGAATAAAGGATATACCGATAATCCTAGACAGTGGAACTACCTTTACCTACTTCAATTCCGAAGCTTACAAGACTCTCTCGTCTTTG ATTAAGGAAAACATAGACACAAAGCAACTGACTGATGCAGAGGACGACAAAAGTTTGCCCGTCTGCTGGAAAGGATCAAAACCTTTCAAATCTCTTAAAGATGCTACGATCTACTTCAAGCCATTGACACTTAGTTTCACAAAAGATAAGAATATTCAGCTTCAACTAACACCCGAGGCTTATCTTATACTTACT GATAAGGGCAATGTATGCTTAGGGATATTGAATGGTTTTGAGGCTGGATTAGGAGATGTTAATATGATTGGAG ATATTTCCATGTTAGACAAACTGGTGATTTACGACAATGAGAAACAGCAGATTGGATGGGCACCAGCAAACTGCAACAAGCTTCCATCGTTGTCCTG A